In a genomic window of Gossypium arboreum isolate Shixiya-1 chromosome 7, ASM2569848v2, whole genome shotgun sequence:
- the LOC108476423 gene encoding phenylalanine N-monooxygenase CYP79D16, translating into MEICYSMFIAPFTTILSFSTLLVFITFALCHLFKLQWQRNAQKPKLPSLPPGPKPWPIVGNLPELIINKKKTSVSHWIHSFMKEMNTEIACIRLGNVHVIPVTCPEISLQFMRKQDAIFASRPLTMATDVLSKGHLTTIFSPLGDQWRKMKRVMVSEMLSHERHRWLHEKRVEEADNLVRYVLNQCKNGDEGGLVDLRLVARHYCCSVMKKLIFNRGYLGEGKADGGPGFEEEEYVDAILALVIHLYSFCISDYWPFLRGLDLEGHEKIVEDATRVLEKYNNPIIEDRIQQWRDGKKHEPQDLLDVLVSLTDDNGTPLLSADEIKALVNEIMVASVDNPSNNLEWALAEMLNKPETLQKARDELDTVVGKHRLIQESDVPQLNYTKACAREAFRLHPVAPFSPPHVSVTDTTVGDYFIPKGSHVIVSRIGLGRNPKVWDEPGEFKPERHLQDCNKGEEVVLKEPDLRLFTFGRGRRGCPGVVLGSLMTTMLFARLLQGFDWSIPTNQGTIDLCPGRGVPFLAKPLLAVAKPRLPPHVYSFSTESEIQCLTS; encoded by the exons ATGGAAATCTGTTACTCTATGTTCATCGCTCCTTTTACAACAATTTTAAGCTTTTCCACCTTACTTGTTTTCATCACTTTTGCTTTGTGTCACCTCTTTAAGCTTCAATGGCAGCGCAATGCCCAAAAGCCTAAACTGCCCTCTCTTCCGCCAGGCCCTAAACCTTGGCCTATTGTGGGAAACCTCCCTGAATTAATCATAAACAAGAAGAAAACTTCGGTTTCTCATTGGATACACAGTTTCATGAAAGAAATGAACACCGAAATTGCTTGTATTCGTCTAGGAAATGTTCATGTGATTCCCGTTACTTGTCCTGAAATCAGTCTCCAATTCATGAGAAAACAGGATGCTATTTTTGCTTCAAGACCCCTTACCATGGCCACTGATGTCCTCTCAAAAGGGCACTTAACCACTATTTTTTCACCCTTAGGAGATCAGTGGAGAAAAATGAAGAGAGTCATGGTTAGCGAGATGCTTTCACATGAAAGACATCGATGGCTGCACGAGAAAAGAGTTGAAGAAGCTGATAACCTCGTGCGTTACGTACTTAACCAATGCAAAAATGGTGATGAAGGCGGCCTAGTGGACTTAAGACTGGTTGCCCGACATTATTGTTGCAGTGTGATGAAGAAGTTGATCTTTAATCGAGGATACTTGGGAGAAGGGAAAGCAGATGGTGGACCTGGTTTTGAGGAAGAAGAATACGTCGACGCCATTCTCGCTTTAGTCATTCATCTTTATTCCTTTTGTATATCTGATTACTGGCCATTTTTGAGAGGCCTCGACCTGGAGGGGCATGAGAAAATCGTGGAGGACGCAACTAGGGTTCTAGAGAAATATAACAATCCCATTATTGAAGACAGGATTCAACAATGGAGAGATGGCAAGAAACATGAACCTCAAGACTTGCTTGATGTTTTGGTTTCTTTAACGGATGACAATGGTACCCCACTACTGTCCGCGGACGAGATTAAAGCTCTAGTTAAT GAAATTATGGTTGCTTCAGTGGATAATCCATCCAATAACTTAGAATGGGCACTTGCGGAGATGTTAAATAAACCAGAGACGCTACAAAAGGCCAGAGACGAATTAGATACTGTGGTTGGAAAACATAGGTTAATACAAGAATCTGATGTCCCACAACTTAACTATACTAAGGCATGCGCCAGAGAAGCCTTTAGACTCCATCCTGTTGCACCATTTAGCCCTCCTCACGTGTCCGTGACTGATACAACAGTGGGCGACTACTTCATCCCTAAGGGTAGCCATGTGATAGTTAGTCGGATTGGGCTTGGTCGAAACCCTAAAGTTTGGGACGAGCCAGGCGAGTTCAAGCCAGAACGTCACCTCCAGGATTGTAATAAAGGCGAAGAAGTGGTGCTTAAAGAGCCAGATTTGCGGTTGTTTACATTCGGTAGAGGAAGGAGAGGGTGCCCTGGAGTGGTGCTTGGAAGCTTGATGACTACCATGCTGTTTGCGAGGCTATTGCAAGGATTCGATTGGAGCATCCCGACTAACCAGGGAACCATTGATCTTTGTCCAGGAAGGGGAGTTCCCTTTCTGGCTAAACCACTGCTTGCTGTTGCAAAGCCACGATTGCCACCGCATGTCTACTCTTTTTCAACTGAAAGTGAAATACAGTGCTTAACTTCTTGA